The genomic stretch ATTGCAAAAATTGAAGAAGAAAAAGTTGAATCCTCTCAAGGTGATGTTGAACAAACAAAACCAAAAGAGTTAAAAAAAACAAAAGATACTAAAGAAGTAGAAGTGGTTAAAGAATCTAAAGAGGAGACTAAGAAAGAATGAAAAAATTAGACTTACTTAAAAAGAAACCTGAAGAATTAGAATCTACTTTAATCTCTTTAAAAAAAGAGTTATTTAATCTAAACTCTGCATCTCTTGCTGGTGAAGATAGTCTTAAAAAAAAGGCTAAAATCAAAGTAGTGAAAAGAGACATTGCAAGAATTAAGACTAAATTAAATAATAGCTAAATGTTAGAAGATACTTGTTCAGTTTGCGGATTACCACAAGAATTATGTGTTTGTGGTGACATTGAGAAGACGGGCTCAGTTATTGAAGTAAAATCTGAGAGAAGAAAATATGGAAAAATTTGGGTAGTGGTTACTGGTATTCAAGCCGACACTACTGAATTAAAAGACATATTAAAAAAAATTAAAAATAAACTTGCTTGCGCAGGTACTATCAAAGGAAGATCTATTGAGATTCTTTATGGTAGGAAAGAAAGAACTAAAGAATTAATTGAAATCTTATCTGAATTAGGCTTTAATAAAGACTCAATTCATGTAACTGAGATGAAATAAAATTCTACTTTTTTATTTTAAAGCTAAATATTTATTCTGAAATTTTATTATGTTCTTCATTTAAAAATTATTTAAGAGTTAGATTTATATATTTGATGCAATTTATAACTATATAATGACAAAAAGAGATGAAAAAATAGCTTTTTATAATGAAGAGCTATCTAAATACACTAAAAAAGCAGATGAAGAACTACTAGAAGCAATTGTTGTATATCTAGGCCCAAGTATTTACAAGAATGACGCAGAATTGGTCTCAACTAATGATGTAAAAGAAGTTCAAACAGTGAAAGATAGTTTTCTTAAAAAAAAACTAAGTCTAGATGGTATGAATGAAGAGGTTTTGGACAAAGCAATATTAGAAGTTAAAGATATTCTGGGAAGTTCCAATAAGAGAAAATATAGGGCAATATTCTATTATTTTCTTGTGAAAAAGTTCGAACTTGAATCAGTTTTTATAACAAAAATAGATGAAGTTGAAATAAAATTAGAAGAATTAACACAAATAAGAACTAAATATTCAAGAGACAATATATTACCTTTGTTATATTTAGCATTATTTATTGATTTTTTAGTTATTGTAATCCTAGCATATATTTTATTCTAAAAATAAATTTAGATATTATATTTTTTTAGTCAAATTCTAAGTAGTAACTATTCTTTTTAAATTTAAATATTCTAAAATATTCTATATGGATAAAAAAATAATGATTTTAGCTGCCTTTTTTATCTTATTCTTAGGTTTTACTTTTGCAGATACAGACGGTGTTTGGCATTATGCTAAAGATATAAGGGGAGGAATATTTGGTGCTGATGAGCAAGATACAACTCAAGATTTCACATTTATTAATGATGTAAATTTAAATTCAACAACATATTATTATGGGGTTGAATTGAATGCTTCTTTTGTGAATACAAATGAAGATAATTCAATAACCTCTAATATGATAGTTGATGGTTCAATTACATCTGCAGACATTGCTCCAGGAACTATAAATTTAGATGATATTGATACAAGTGAAATTCAAACAAAAATTGTTGGAACTTGTGACTCTGGTGAGTTTATGGTTGGAGTAGATAGTCTAGGTCATCCAATTTGTGAAGAAGGAGGAAGTGCAAGTGCTCCCTCTCCAGAGTATGAATTAGGAGAATATTTAATTGGTGCACAACACACTATAGGTTTATGTTTAGCAGAAGGCGGAGAAGTCTTTGATACAGGGGGAGAGAATTATATTTGTAAATTCAGTGCATTAACACTTCCTAAATCTGCTTATGAATGTTATGATTCCCAGTATGTGACTGCAAGTTATACAAAAATTTATTCTACTGCTATAAATATAGCTAATGTAGTTGAAGAAGGTGTAAAATCTGTTAAGATTAGTGCAGGTTGTATTTTATTAAAAGAGGGAGAGAGTAGATTTAATGCAGATGGAACTTTAAATGGACATGTTACAATTTATGATTATACTTGGACTACTGATCCTAGATATCCTTATGTTAGTTATAATGTTGGTTATATTGATGCACATTGTCCATCAGGTTGGAGTCAACATGAAAATTATATGGAACAAATTTCATTTACAAAGAAAGCTCTTGCTATTCAATGTGATTCTTTATCAGATAGGATGGGTAGTTGTTCAGTAACAGGTCATAGTTTTAGTAATCAAGTTTCTACTTGTAGTTTGAATTTTGGAGCAGCAGAATTTTGGTTTTTGTATAAGTGTGTGAATGGCGTTACTAATGGCGGTAGTTATACAATAAATAGTTATGTACCAAAAACTGTAGTGGGGTGTAAATAAAATGAAACTGAATAATATTAAATTTATTTTTTTATTAACTTTATTACTTTTTGGTAATATTTCAGTTTTTGCTTTAGATAATGAAGAGGAAGTGACAAATGATGATATTATTCAATTAGTTAAAAATTATGGAATTGATATGACCTATGAAGAAATTGTTGAAAATGTTCAAAGTTATTATAAGGTACAAGATTTATCTAATGTTGAAATAAAATGGATGATTCAAAATATATTTTTAACAAATAATGAATTTGGAGTTGAAAATAATAATTTATTAAATGTTCAATCACAGTTGTCAATTCAATCTCAATCTGTTCCTCAAACAGTTGAAAAAACTATTTATGTTGAGAAAGATTCATATACTTTGGAATTATTGATTTTCATAACATTAGCTTTAACAGTAATTAACTCTATTGCTTTAGTATATGTTCTAAAAAATAAAAAATAATTTTTTAAACAATAATATTTGTCTAAAATCAAAAATTTTGGAGCAAACTTAATTCTTCATGAATAAAGTTTATAAACAAATTTTCTTTTAATTTTATTAGATACTTAAAATGAATATACCTAAATTAATTAAAAAACAAATTATTGAAGAAGCATCTTCTAATCCTGAAAAATATTTTCCAGTAAAAACTCTTGAGGAATTTGGATTAAAAAGACAAAAATGTTCAACTTGTTCTTGTATGTTTTGGTCTTCTGTTAAAAGAGAAGTATGTGGAGATTCAAATTGTGTTGGTACATATACTTTTATTGGCGAGACTCCTGCGACAAGAAAAATGGAATTTGCAGAGACTTATCAATTATTTAGAGAATTTTTAGAAAAAAGAGGTTATATGCATGTAGAAAGATTTCCTATTGTTGCTCGGTGGAGAGATGATTTAGATTTCAATATTGCTTCAATCATAGGTTTTCAACCATATGTTACAAAAGGTATTGTAGCACCTCCAGCAGAATTAGTTACAATTCCTCAAAATTGTTTAAGATTTGGTGATATTGATAATGTTGGTTATACAGGAAGACATGGAACAAATTTTGTAATGATTGGACAATG from Candidatus Woesearchaeota archaeon encodes the following:
- the rpmC gene encoding 50S ribosomal protein L29, with the protein product MKKLDLLKKKPEELESTLISLKKELFNLNSASLAGEDSLKKKAKIKVVKRDIARIKTKLNNS
- a CDS encoding stress response translation initiation inhibitor YciH (in yeast this protein is involved in start site selection during the initiation of translation), translated to MLEDTCSVCGLPQELCVCGDIEKTGSVIEVKSERRKYGKIWVVVTGIQADTTELKDILKKIKNKLACAGTIKGRSIEILYGRKERTKELIEILSELGFNKDSIHVTEMK
- a CDS encoding DUF2853 family protein, with the protein product MTKRDEKIAFYNEELSKYTKKADEELLEAIVVYLGPSIYKNDAELVSTNDVKEVQTVKDSFLKKKLSLDGMNEEVLDKAILEVKDILGSSNKRKYRAIFYYFLVKKFELESVFITKIDEVEIKLEELTQIRTKYSRDNILPLLYLALFIDFLVIVILAYILF